A single window of Flavobacterium aestivum DNA harbors:
- a CDS encoding alpha/beta fold hydrolase — protein sequence MLYSKIEGSGKPLLILHGFLGMSDNWKSLGMQFVADGFQVHLLDLRNHGRSFHSDEFNYENMVQDVYNYCQENNLTYINVIGHSMGGKVAMLLATTHSGLVDQLIVADIGPKFYAPHHQDILAGLNAVDFSLKPSRNEVEEIMKNYIPDFGTRQFLMKSLYWQEPGQLAFRFNLSVFNDKVNEIGKELAPDLTFEKPTLFIRGGNSNYILDSDFENIKDHFSNSKIETIPNVGHWLHAENPVMFYELVSAFLK from the coding sequence ATGCTCTACTCAAAAATAGAAGGTTCAGGAAAACCTCTACTTATTCTTCATGGATTTCTTGGAATGTCTGATAATTGGAAATCACTCGGAATGCAATTTGTAGCTGACGGTTTTCAGGTGCATTTATTGGATTTAAGAAATCATGGACGTAGTTTTCATTCTGATGAATTTAATTATGAAAACATGGTTCAGGATGTTTACAACTATTGTCAAGAAAATAATCTGACATATATTAATGTAATAGGACATTCTATGGGTGGGAAAGTTGCGATGTTATTGGCAACTACACATTCGGGATTAGTAGACCAATTGATTGTTGCAGATATTGGCCCTAAGTTTTATGCACCACATCATCAGGATATTTTAGCAGGATTAAACGCTGTCGATTTTTCGCTAAAACCAAGTCGTAATGAAGTTGAAGAAATCATGAAGAATTATATTCCTGATTTTGGAACACGTCAGTTTTTAATGAAAAGTTTGTATTGGCAAGAACCGGGACAATTAGCGTTCCGATTTAATTTGAGCGTTTTTAATGATAAAGTAAATGAAATAGGTAAAGAACTAGCTCCTGATTTGACTTTTGAAAAGCCAACACTTTTTATTCGTGGAGGAAATTCAAATTACATACTTGACAGTGATTTTGAAAATATAAAAGATCATTTTTCAAATTCAAAAATCGAAACCATTCCTAATGTAGGACATTGGCTTCATGCGGAAAACCCAGTTATGTTTTATGAATTAGTAAGTGCTTTTTTAAAATAA
- a CDS encoding phage holin family protein, whose amino-acid sequence MNLLIRIIVTAGLVFGIAHFLPGVHVAGPATAMVVAIVLGLLNIFIKPIMVLLTLPFTIVTLGLFLLVVNAIIILLCTKIVGGFTVDSFWIAMIFSIVLSLSQSIIYSIIGNDK is encoded by the coding sequence ATGAATTTGCTAATTAGAATTATTGTTACTGCAGGCTTGGTTTTTGGAATAGCCCATTTTTTACCGGGTGTTCATGTTGCTGGACCAGCTACAGCAATGGTAGTTGCTATTGTTTTAGGACTGCTTAACATTTTTATAAAACCAATAATGGTACTGCTAACGTTACCTTTTACAATTGTTACTTTAGGATTGTTTTTGTTGGTTGTTAATGCAATAATTATTCTACTTTGTACTAAAATTGTAGGGGGGTTTACAGTTGATTCTTTCTGGATTGCAATGATTTTTAGTATCGTTTTATCCCTTAGTCAGTCTATTATATATTCAATTATTGGTAATGATAAGTAG
- a CDS encoding DUF4249 domain-containing protein, whose protein sequence is MKKIGLLSLIFLLIVLVSCSREDYVKSVDGESKIVVEGWIEQGDVPQVILSRSIPINAVIDSTTIFDYFIRSAKVTVSDGENEEVLSLRSDKDRVPPYVYHGSKIIGEVGKTYALKIEYLNKIIKATTTIPNVVTIKSAKYVKENPADAKGFVHLEFNDPILEKNYYQIETRLDKEEPIFVPALYGNLNDENFISPSISLQVTRGIYVLSKTKYEPYFRDGDLIFVKLRTMSKEGFDFWNSWQNEIINGRSPIFPANTSLKSNIKGGIGIWEGYGQSTISIQTPQKK, encoded by the coding sequence ATGAAAAAAATAGGTTTGTTGTCCTTGATCTTTCTGTTAATCGTATTGGTTTCATGCAGTAGAGAGGATTATGTAAAAAGTGTTGATGGAGAATCAAAAATAGTTGTCGAAGGATGGATTGAACAAGGAGATGTACCACAAGTAATCTTATCTCGAAGTATCCCAATTAATGCTGTTATTGATTCTACAACCATTTTTGATTATTTTATTCGTTCGGCAAAAGTTACCGTTTCAGATGGTGAAAATGAAGAGGTTTTAAGTTTAAGGAGTGATAAAGATAGAGTGCCACCTTATGTTTATCATGGTTCTAAAATCATTGGAGAAGTTGGTAAAACGTATGCTTTGAAAATAGAATATTTAAATAAAATAATAAAAGCAACAACAACTATCCCTAATGTAGTTACTATAAAATCTGCGAAGTATGTAAAGGAAAATCCAGCTGATGCAAAAGGTTTTGTTCATTTAGAGTTTAATGATCCCATTTTAGAAAAGAATTATTATCAAATCGAGACTCGATTGGATAAAGAGGAGCCTATTTTTGTGCCAGCGCTGTATGGAAATTTAAATGATGAAAATTTTATTTCTCCATCTATTTCATTGCAGGTGACACGTGGTATTTATGTGCTTTCTAAAACAAAATATGAACCTTATTTTAGAGATGGAGATTTAATTTTTGTAAAATTAAGAACTATGAGCAAGGAAGGTTTTGATTTTTGGAATAGCTGGCAAAACGAAATTATTAATGGTAGAAGTCCAATTTTCCCAGCTAATACAAGCTTGAAATCGAATATAAAAGGAGGGATTGGTATTTGGGAAGGCTATGGACAAAGTACAATTTCAATTCAAACACCCCAAAAAAAATGA
- a CDS encoding DUF3347 domain-containing protein: MNSLKKIMMVALTMLSITKIDAQIKNAKTEVVKIYGNCGMCKSKIEKAGSLKNIAQVSWDKETKMATLSYDASKTNQEEILKRIALAGYDSDVFLAPDKAYSSLDECCQYDREAKVPVKADAKTDAIGMTVVNPSSVSESQKANELQSVFESYFLLKDALIKGEGKLAAENSQKLLTAITAVKMETLSMDVHMVWMKVLNDLTADSKNISATQDIKKQREIFKSLSKNSYELIKVSKFSEPVYYEYCPMADANWLSKESVIKNPYYGSQMLSCGKVVETIK; this comes from the coding sequence ATGAACTCATTAAAAAAAATAATGATGGTAGCATTAACAATGCTTTCTATCACAAAAATAGACGCCCAAATAAAAAATGCTAAAACCGAAGTTGTAAAAATATATGGCAACTGTGGTATGTGTAAATCTAAAATTGAAAAAGCTGGAAGTCTAAAAAATATAGCTCAAGTGAGTTGGGATAAGGAAACTAAAATGGCTACGCTTTCGTATGATGCGAGTAAGACCAATCAAGAAGAAATCTTAAAAAGAATAGCATTGGCGGGTTATGATAGCGATGTATTTCTTGCGCCAGATAAAGCCTATTCAAGTCTTGATGAATGCTGTCAATATGATAGAGAGGCTAAAGTTCCTGTAAAAGCTGATGCCAAAACAGATGCTATAGGAATGACAGTGGTTAACCCTTCATCTGTTTCTGAAAGCCAAAAAGCAAATGAATTGCAGTCAGTTTTTGAGAGTTATTTTCTATTGAAAGATGCTTTGATAAAAGGAGAAGGTAAATTAGCAGCTGAAAATTCACAAAAGTTACTTACAGCTATCACTGCTGTGAAAATGGAAACTTTAAGTATGGATGTGCATATGGTATGGATGAAAGTTTTGAATGATTTAACTGCCGATTCAAAGAATATTTCAGCTACTCAGGACATAAAAAAACAACGAGAGATTTTTAAATCATTATCAAAAAACAGTTATGAATTGATCAAAGTTTCAAAGTTCTCTGAACCGGTTTATTACGAATATTGCCCTATGGCAGATGCCAATTGGTTGAGTAAAGAGAGTGTGATTAAGAATCCTTATTATGGTTCGCAAATGTTGAGTTGTGGTAAAGTGGTAGAAACAATCAAATAA
- a CDS encoding CBS domain-containing protein, translating into MTDIKDYITNDYKAIDGHETIGSVRDFFDDLNYSHFPVIEEGIYVGSISADDIETFDSDKKVLDYKFTLEHFFARTNMIWLDVLEVFAKNHTNLVPILDETNKYVGYYEIEDIIKFFHETPFLKEQGAVIIVRKNSIDYSMSQIVQIVESNNGKLLGLFISESDVNSVQVTMKINLGSLNDIIQTFRRYNYEILSDHDEDNYINNLKERSDYLDKYLNM; encoded by the coding sequence ATGACAGACATTAAAGACTATATTACAAACGACTACAAAGCGATTGACGGACATGAAACTATAGGGTCTGTTCGAGACTTTTTTGATGATTTAAACTACTCACATTTTCCGGTTATAGAAGAAGGGATTTATGTTGGAAGCATCTCTGCTGACGATATAGAAACTTTTGACAGTGATAAAAAAGTCCTAGATTATAAATTCACACTAGAACATTTTTTTGCCAGAACCAATATGATTTGGCTAGATGTATTGGAAGTTTTTGCAAAAAACCACACCAACTTAGTTCCTATTTTAGATGAAACTAATAAATATGTAGGATACTATGAAATTGAAGACATTATTAAATTTTTTCACGAAACCCCTTTTCTAAAAGAACAAGGCGCTGTCATAATAGTCAGAAAAAACAGTATTGATTACTCGATGAGCCAGATCGTACAAATTGTAGAGAGTAATAATGGCAAACTTTTAGGGCTTTTCATTTCAGAATCTGATGTAAATAGCGTTCAGGTAACTATGAAAATCAATTTAGGTTCTCTAAATGATATTATTCAAACTTTTAGAAGGTATAATTACGAAATCTTATCCGATCACGACGAAGACAATTATATCAACAATCTAAAAGAACGTTCGGATTATTTAGATAAATACCTGAACATGTAA
- a CDS encoding multicopper oxidase domain-containing protein: MNNFRLIVLFFFVVLSVNAQKTVRYDLYVRDTIVNFTGKPKRAIAVNGQIPMPTLTFTEGDIAEIYVHNELEEDTSLHWHGLFLPNKEDGVPNLTQMPIKPHTIHKYTFPIIQNGTHWYHSHTELQEQIGMYGSFVLNKRANDPTFRKGIDDLPTVPVILSEWTDMDPNNVHRLLHNASDWFAIQKGTTQSYSEAIKAGHFKTKVTNEWKRMNAMDVSDVYYDKFLINGKSESQLSQFKSGDKVRLRVSNGGASTNFWLTYAGGKITVVANDGSDVEPVEVDRLLIAASETYDVVVIIPADKTAYEFMATSEDRTKSSSLYIGNGIKQLVDPLPKLKYFEGMKMMNDMMKMNGDLDDMGMSMSLNQMDMNVVMYPEITGEAKGKSDKKMTGDDYNSNKLSDITTLNYAMLKSPMKTTLPKDVPVKELRFELTGNMNRYVWSLDNKVVSETDKILIKKGENVRIVLHNGSMMRHPMHLHGHDFRLLNGQGDYAPLKNVVDIMPMETDTLEFNANVDGDWFFHCHILYHMMSGMGRIFSYENQPPNPLITNPKLAQRKLFADDRMFHFMAENDFATNGNDGEAMYANTRWSIGTEWRLGYNDMHGYEVETHIGRYIGKMQWLMPFVGFDWRYRRMGIDEHEQNLFGQADTKDNRAVFSAGVNYTLPLLIIAQAEIFTDGNLRLQFERKDIPVSKRLRMSLMWNTDKEYMAGLRYIVRRNFGITTHYDSDMGVGFGMSLNY; the protein is encoded by the coding sequence ATGAATAATTTTAGATTAATAGTTTTATTCTTCTTTGTGGTATTGTCAGTAAATGCGCAAAAAACGGTGCGTTATGATCTATACGTTCGTGATACAATTGTAAATTTTACAGGCAAGCCTAAAAGAGCCATTGCTGTAAACGGTCAAATTCCAATGCCAACTTTGACTTTTACCGAAGGAGATATTGCCGAAATTTATGTACACAACGAATTAGAGGAAGATACGTCCTTGCATTGGCATGGTTTGTTTTTACCTAATAAGGAGGATGGTGTGCCTAATTTGACACAAATGCCAATAAAACCACATACGATTCATAAATACACTTTCCCGATAATTCAAAATGGGACACATTGGTATCATAGTCACACAGAATTACAAGAGCAAATTGGAATGTATGGTTCTTTTGTACTGAATAAAAGAGCCAATGATCCAACATTTAGGAAAGGAATTGATGATTTGCCAACTGTTCCAGTAATCTTAAGCGAATGGACAGATATGGATCCCAATAATGTACATCGATTGTTGCATAATGCATCAGATTGGTTTGCCATTCAGAAAGGAACCACTCAAAGTTATTCTGAAGCTATAAAAGCGGGGCATTTCAAAACGAAGGTAACCAATGAATGGAAACGAATGAATGCGATGGATGTTAGCGATGTGTATTATGATAAGTTTTTAATTAACGGAAAAAGCGAAAGCCAACTTTCTCAATTTAAATCTGGAGATAAAGTTCGTTTACGAGTTTCAAATGGAGGAGCATCAACCAATTTTTGGCTCACATATGCCGGTGGTAAAATTACTGTCGTTGCCAATGACGGGAGTGATGTAGAACCTGTAGAAGTAGATCGGTTGCTAATTGCAGCTTCAGAAACATATGATGTAGTTGTGATAATTCCGGCTGATAAAACGGCATATGAGTTTATGGCAACCTCAGAAGATCGCACAAAATCATCTTCATTATATATTGGCAATGGTATCAAACAATTAGTAGATCCGTTGCCAAAATTGAAATATTTTGAAGGAATGAAAATGATGAACGATATGATGAAAATGAATGGAGATTTAGATGATATGGGCATGAGTATGAGTTTAAATCAAATGGATATGAATGTCGTAATGTATCCGGAAATTACTGGGGAAGCTAAAGGGAAAAGTGATAAAAAAATGACTGGGGATGATTACAATAGTAACAAACTTTCAGATATCACAACCTTAAATTACGCAATGCTCAAATCTCCGATGAAAACCACGCTTCCAAAAGATGTACCAGTCAAAGAATTGCGATTTGAACTTACTGGAAATATGAATCGTTACGTTTGGAGTTTAGACAACAAAGTAGTTTCGGAAACAGATAAAATCTTGATAAAGAAAGGAGAGAATGTTCGGATTGTATTGCATAATGGCTCCATGATGCGACATCCAATGCATTTGCATGGCCATGATTTTAGATTGCTAAATGGCCAAGGAGATTATGCACCTCTCAAAAATGTTGTAGACATTATGCCAATGGAAACGGATACCTTAGAGTTTAATGCCAATGTAGATGGGGATTGGTTTTTTCATTGCCATATTTTGTATCATATGATGAGCGGAATGGGGAGGATTTTTAGTTACGAAAATCAACCGCCAAATCCATTAATTACAAATCCGAAATTAGCACAGCGCAAATTATTTGCTGATGATAGAATGTTTCATTTTATGGCCGAAAATGATTTTGCAACCAATGGGAATGATGGTGAAGCAATGTATGCCAACACGCGTTGGAGTATTGGCACCGAATGGAGATTGGGTTACAATGATATGCATGGATATGAAGTCGAAACTCATATTGGGAGGTATATTGGAAAAATGCAATGGTTAATGCCTTTTGTAGGTTTTGATTGGAGATATAGAAGGATGGGTATAGATGAACATGAGCAAAATCTTTTCGGACAAGCTGATACTAAAGATAATCGAGCGGTATTCAGTGCAGGTGTAAATTATACTTTGCCATTACTAATTATCGCACAAGCTGAAATCTTTACAGACGGTAATCTGCGTTTACAATTTGAACGTAAAGATATCCCTGTTTCAAAACGATTGAGAATGAGTTTGATGTGGAATACAGACAAAGAGTATATGGCTGGATTAAGATACATTGTCAGAAGGAATTTTGGGATAACCACACATTATGACAGTGATATGGGAGTAGGGTTTGGAATGAGCTTGAATTATTAG
- a CDS encoding pyridoxine 5'-phosphate synthase, with translation MTKLSVNINKIATLRNARGGNVPDLLKVATDIQKFGGQGITIHPRPDERHIRYQDARDLKSIVYTEYNIEGNPEGSFIDLVLEVKPTQVTLVPDAVDAITSNAGWDTIKHASFLTEIVQEFQRNGIRTSIFVDPVPEMIEGAKIIGTERIELYTEAFAHQYGLGNKKGIEPYVASAVLANELGLGLNAGHDLSLDNIQFFNQNIPGLLEVSIGHALISESIYLGLENVVNMYLQKLK, from the coding sequence ATGACAAAATTAAGCGTTAATATAAATAAAATTGCTACTTTACGTAATGCACGAGGTGGAAATGTACCTGATTTACTTAAAGTGGCCACTGATATTCAAAAGTTTGGAGGACAAGGCATTACTATTCATCCACGTCCGGACGAAAGACATATTCGCTATCAAGATGCCCGAGATTTAAAATCGATTGTTTATACGGAATATAATATCGAAGGAAATCCTGAAGGATCTTTTATTGACTTAGTCCTAGAGGTTAAGCCTACACAAGTAACTTTGGTTCCAGATGCTGTAGATGCAATTACATCAAATGCAGGTTGGGATACTATAAAGCATGCTTCATTTTTGACTGAAATAGTTCAAGAGTTTCAACGTAATGGAATTAGAACGTCAATATTTGTAGATCCTGTTCCTGAAATGATTGAAGGAGCCAAAATAATAGGGACTGAAAGAATAGAATTGTATACCGAGGCATTTGCTCATCAATATGGTTTAGGGAATAAAAAAGGAATTGAACCTTATGTAGCTTCAGCAGTTTTAGCAAATGAACTAGGATTAGGGCTTAATGCCGGTCATGATTTAAGCTTGGATAATATTCAGTTCTTTAATCAAAATATACCGGGACTATTGGAGGTTTCGATTGGACATGCGCTTATTTCTGAATCTATTTATTTAGGTTTAGAAAATGTAGTAAACATGTATTTGCAAAAATTAAAGTAA
- a CDS encoding heavy metal-binding domain-containing protein: MRIVFIMLAVFFAIGTTASAQKAITKSQKEVQKTMYTCPMHPEVKSDKKGECPKCGMDLVESKESVHNTTAKGSQTSTATKNKYVCTMDGSTSDKPGKCPKCGMKMIEKKSDEKEMKH; encoded by the coding sequence ATGAGAATAGTATTTATCATGTTAGCCGTATTTTTTGCCATTGGTACAACAGCATCAGCTCAAAAGGCAATTACAAAGAGCCAAAAAGAAGTTCAAAAAACAATGTATACTTGTCCTATGCATCCTGAAGTAAAAAGTGATAAAAAAGGAGAATGTCCTAAATGCGGAATGGACTTGGTTGAAAGTAAAGAGTCAGTTCATAACACAACTGCAAAAGGAAGTCAAACATCTACTGCGACAAAAAACAAATATGTTTGCACAATGGATGGTTCTACATCAGATAAACCAGGGAAATGTCCTAAATGCGGAATGAAAATGATTGAAAAAAAGAGTGATGAAAAAGAGATGAAACACTAA
- a CDS encoding helix-turn-helix domain-containing protein: MKVYIKNMVCNRCIMAVKSEFEKIGIHPIAIELGQVELLDNWREEDKAILSKRLEELGFELLEDKIIVTVERIKNQIVTLVHHQDLDLKTNLSHYLATHLGQEYNTLSALFSEVEGMTIEYYFIIQKIEKVKELLRYNELSLSEIAFKMNYSDVAHLSNQFKKMTGMTPTNFKKTLEIKRKQIDTL; encoded by the coding sequence ATGAAAGTGTATATCAAAAATATGGTTTGTAATCGTTGCATAATGGCAGTAAAGTCTGAGTTTGAAAAAATAGGGATTCATCCCATAGCAATAGAATTAGGTCAAGTCGAACTTTTGGATAATTGGAGAGAAGAAGACAAAGCAATTTTAAGTAAAAGATTAGAGGAGCTTGGTTTTGAATTATTGGAAGATAAAATAATTGTCACTGTTGAAAGGATTAAAAATCAAATTGTAACACTGGTTCATCATCAAGATTTAGATTTAAAGACCAATTTGTCACATTATTTAGCAACTCATTTAGGTCAGGAATACAATACTTTAAGTGCTTTATTCTCTGAAGTAGAGGGAATGACTATAGAGTATTATTTTATTATTCAGAAAATTGAGAAAGTAAAAGAACTGTTGCGTTATAACGAATTGTCATTAAGCGAAATTGCTTTTAAAATGAATTATAGCGATGTAGCACACTTAAGTAATCAGTTTAAGAAAATGACCGGTATGACTCCAACAAATTTTAAAAAGACATTAGAGATTAAAAGAAAACAAATAGATACTTTGTGA
- a CDS encoding TonB-dependent receptor, translated as MVLEKEESIANRVGFGFFTFVDHNECNILKRILLFFLFCFSNLIAQSKVVVNGFVKDNQKQKIIGANVSFLTNENLKFHVFTDSIGKYSIEIPVGEVRINVDHLGFEKESLQLEIKKDTSLSFTLMDNELELKEVVVKNEIKRPLSVALGGKLSFNPQKMGNIPSLLGTPDIVKLLQLTPGVQNSGDANGYLYVRGGDPGHNLMLYADAPVYGMAHLLGVFPFYNADHITEVQFDRSNLNSKYGGRLSSTVYVLPNQSKPNEFSIQGSLGLLSSQISLSVPIGSKTGFFISGRKTYIDEIVGPLLKSDKGNAKKGKEDFKYGFFDSNLTFITEFSKKNILTINAFLSGDKFGVSDPKVYLNADLKWSNVVVTPTLRSMLSETTIMKNSFYFTRYENGLFMNQSDVQMKVSSYIQDFGYSNSIQYMVKGIPFESGFQYTFHDLLPQKIDVDNLSTIVNDTQTAKIKANDIAVFANAKPKFSDKMSAELGARLSYYTSGSNASSFLRFEPRVVFNYFPKNDLSFFASYTRQNQYVNLITASSVGIPTDFWIAASDGIPSQSSNNYSVGCNKIISKQINTCLNGYYRSMKDLIEYPYGLTQFNETTSLKNDILIGDGEAYGLEWMLKKDNGKFNGWISYTLSWSSRQFDELNNGEVFYSKYDRRHNLVLVGTYDFNKKWNVGLTQLFSSGNRFTMPTSWYFMNNTPIREFGSYNNAQMPNYIRTDVSVNYSFFKTPKKESVLNFSVFNTFNIDNPIYVVLRVTVNGKKISVDTDEKKMYSILPSISWRFKF; from the coding sequence ATGGTTTTAGAAAAGGAGGAATCCATAGCCAATAGGGTTGGTTTTGGATTCTTTACTTTTGTTGACCATAATGAATGTAATATTTTGAAACGAATCCTTCTTTTTTTTCTATTTTGTTTTTCTAATTTAATTGCACAATCAAAAGTTGTGGTTAATGGTTTTGTAAAAGATAATCAGAAACAGAAAATAATTGGTGCCAATGTTTCCTTTTTAACTAATGAAAATCTAAAGTTTCATGTTTTTACTGATTCAATCGGAAAGTACTCAATTGAGATTCCAGTAGGGGAAGTAAGAATTAATGTAGATCATTTAGGATTTGAAAAAGAATCTTTACAATTAGAAATAAAAAAGGATACATCACTTTCTTTTACATTGATGGATAATGAACTTGAATTAAAAGAAGTTGTTGTTAAGAACGAAATTAAAAGGCCACTATCAGTTGCGTTAGGAGGGAAATTGTCTTTCAATCCCCAAAAAATGGGTAATATTCCGTCTCTTTTAGGAACGCCTGATATTGTGAAATTGTTGCAACTAACACCGGGTGTTCAGAATTCTGGTGATGCTAATGGGTACTTATATGTTAGGGGTGGTGATCCAGGACATAATTTAATGCTTTATGCGGACGCTCCAGTTTATGGGATGGCACACTTACTAGGTGTTTTTCCTTTTTATAATGCGGATCATATTACTGAAGTGCAATTCGATAGGTCTAATTTGAATTCCAAGTACGGAGGACGGTTGAGTTCTACCGTATATGTATTACCAAATCAATCAAAGCCTAATGAGTTTTCTATACAAGGAAGTTTGGGGTTATTGTCTTCACAAATAAGCTTGTCTGTACCTATTGGTAGTAAAACAGGTTTCTTTATCTCAGGAAGGAAAACCTATATTGATGAAATAGTGGGGCCACTCTTAAAATCAGATAAAGGAAATGCTAAAAAAGGAAAAGAAGATTTTAAGTACGGCTTTTTTGATAGTAATTTGACTTTTATCACTGAGTTTTCTAAAAAAAACATTTTGACAATTAATGCTTTTTTAAGTGGAGATAAATTTGGAGTAAGTGATCCTAAAGTGTATTTGAATGCTGACCTAAAATGGAGTAATGTGGTAGTTACACCTACTTTGAGAAGTATGTTGTCTGAAACAACAATAATGAAAAATTCTTTTTATTTTACACGATATGAGAATGGTTTATTTATGAATCAGTCAGATGTTCAAATGAAAGTTTCATCATATATACAAGATTTTGGTTATTCAAATTCAATTCAATACATGGTTAAGGGTATCCCTTTTGAGTCTGGATTTCAATACACATTTCATGATTTATTACCTCAAAAAATAGATGTAGATAATTTGAGTACTATTGTAAATGATACGCAAACAGCAAAAATTAAAGCTAATGATATTGCAGTGTTTGCAAATGCTAAGCCTAAATTTTCAGATAAGATGAGTGCTGAATTAGGGGCAAGATTGAGCTATTATACTTCGGGCTCAAATGCTAGTTCTTTTTTGCGCTTTGAACCCCGAGTAGTATTTAACTATTTCCCAAAAAATGATCTTTCTTTTTTTGCATCTTATACACGACAAAATCAATATGTTAATTTAATAACTGCATCCAGCGTTGGTATACCAACGGATTTTTGGATTGCAGCTTCAGATGGTATTCCATCTCAATCGTCTAATAATTATTCTGTTGGGTGCAATAAAATAATCTCAAAGCAAATTAATACTTGTTTAAACGGTTATTACCGTTCAATGAAAGATTTAATAGAGTATCCTTATGGACTAACCCAGTTTAATGAAACTACATCTTTAAAGAATGATATTTTAATCGGGGATGGTGAAGCATATGGACTGGAATGGATGTTAAAAAAAGACAATGGAAAATTTAATGGATGGATAAGTTATACCTTGAGTTGGTCAAGTCGTCAATTTGACGAGCTTAATAACGGAGAGGTGTTTTATTCAAAATATGACAGAAGACATAATCTTGTCCTCGTAGGAACCTATGATTTTAATAAGAAATGGAATGTTGGTTTGACACAGCTTTTTAGTTCTGGAAATAGGTTTACAATGCCAACCTCTTGGTACTTTATGAATAATACGCCAATAAGAGAATTTGGAAGTTATAATAATGCACAGATGCCTAATTATATTCGTACAGATGTTTCAGTTAATTATTCGTTTTTTAAAACTCCAAAAAAAGAAAGTGTACTGAATTTTTCTGTTTTTAATACATTTAATATTGATAATCCTATTTATGTTGTTTTGCGTGTAACAGTAAATGGAAAGAAAATAAGTGTTGATACTGATGAAAAAAAAATGTATTCTATACTCCCGTCAATAAGCTGGAGATTTAAATTTTAA